The Oceanispirochaeta sp. genome includes the window CATAGTCCAACAAATATACTAGGATATGTCTGTTATCTTCAAGTAGAGGATTGTTTAATGAAGGTTAATTTTCAGGAAATACTTGCCACATATACAGATGAGAAAAGAGCATCAGAAAAAGAAGAATTCTGGACATATTATGTCATAAGACCACTTTCATGGCATCCGGCCTGGTGGTTTGTCAATGCAGGAATCAGTGCAAACAAGGTCACAGTCATATCAATAGTCTTTGTCCTTATCTCTGCTGTTCTATTAACAACAGGAAATCTCACCGCTGCACTATGGGGAGCGGCCAGTCTGTTTGTCTGGGGGGTTCTGGACTGTGCTGATGGCACGGTGGCCCGATTTAAAAAGAAAACCAATCATCAGGGAAAATACCTGGGAGAATTTCTGGATGCGGCGGGAGCCTATGCGGTATATGCACTTATACTACCGGCCCTGGGACTATACGCCGTCCAGCCTCACTTGGGCCTCTTCAATTTCAACACAGATAATTACCTGATTCATCTTTTTC containing:
- a CDS encoding CDP-alcohol phosphatidyltransferase family protein, whose protein sequence is MKVNFQEILATYTDEKRASEKEEFWTYYVIRPLSWHPAWWFVNAGISANKVTVISIVFVLISAVLLTTGNLTAALWGAASLFVWGVLDCADGTVARFKKKTNHQGKYLGEFLDAAGAYAVYALILPALGLYAVQPHLGLFNFNTDNYLIHLFLSSTQNDTPLLLITLLSMAYWSAVSSLASRLLYQKYKTLKHGEFLEIKRGEASFGLKKMLVTLSQNIISATNLFLPLMIVALITSNVIPYLFVYALLNTAMLFFTTLKIVKDLK